The following proteins are co-located in the Sporosarcina pasteurii genome:
- a CDS encoding cell wall metabolism sensor histidine kinase WalK, producing the protein MRWTLRSKILLYLLIVSFSGILLTSFSVLWGFENQFNQYLQKNREDSSSIIEKQAIETYQGTGILVNQQLANLMHQQAMTDHLYYRLIDENGQIVGDTTMMLGMMGHMGMHGRAIETEYQMIAYDLIVDDHAIGEMEVYFPKKMVGEEVVFIRSIKTNIFVAVIVTVILAILFSLLFAKRLTAGFEKLTKAIRDLQEHKLHPQVPVQELTDEMKPLAESFNKLAESLSKEEALRKQFTADFAHEIRTPLATLRSQIEAYQDGVFEPTPKRLQQSHDELMRLVRLVNEMEKLLAAENPQIKLQKTRIEVRSLLGLIEEHFTPSYLEKGVHLNIEKPTKECWFIADPDRVIQILTNIINNALQYTPAGNVVSVEIEESDDYLGFIICDEGTGIAAEDLPYLFERFYRGDKSRDRKTGGMGIGLSIVKALVDAHQGKIEIEGKLNVGTRVMIRLPKIGG; encoded by the coding sequence AAAATCAATTTAATCAATATTTGCAGAAAAATCGTGAGGACAGCAGTTCGATAATTGAAAAACAAGCAATAGAAACTTATCAAGGAACAGGGATTCTTGTGAATCAACAACTGGCTAATTTAATGCACCAGCAAGCAATGACTGATCATTTATATTATAGACTCATTGATGAAAACGGACAAATCGTAGGAGATACTACGATGATGCTTGGAATGATGGGCCATATGGGAATGCATGGCAGGGCAATAGAGACCGAATATCAAATGATAGCATATGACCTAATCGTTGATGATCATGCCATTGGCGAAATGGAAGTTTATTTTCCGAAGAAAATGGTAGGCGAGGAAGTTGTATTTATAAGATCTATAAAAACAAATATTTTTGTTGCCGTCATTGTAACGGTAATATTAGCCATTTTGTTCAGCCTATTGTTTGCAAAACGATTAACAGCCGGATTCGAAAAATTAACAAAAGCAATTCGGGACCTACAAGAACATAAATTGCATCCGCAAGTACCTGTTCAAGAATTAACAGACGAAATGAAACCGCTCGCTGAATCATTTAATAAACTTGCTGAGTCGCTTTCAAAAGAAGAAGCGCTACGAAAACAATTTACAGCCGACTTTGCTCATGAAATACGAACACCGCTTGCAACGTTAAGAAGTCAAATAGAAGCGTATCAAGACGGTGTATTTGAACCAACCCCTAAACGATTACAACAAAGTCATGACGAGTTAATGCGGCTAGTTCGTCTTGTGAATGAAATGGAGAAGTTACTTGCTGCAGAAAATCCACAAATAAAGCTTCAAAAAACTAGGATAGAAGTAAGAAGTTTATTGGGGCTAATAGAAGAACATTTTACACCGTCATACTTGGAAAAAGGCGTACACTTAAATATTGAAAAGCCGACAAAGGAATGTTGGTTCATAGCAGATCCAGATCGTGTCATTCAGATATTAACCAATATAATCAACAACGCACTTCAGTATACACCGGCGGGCAACGTTGTTTCAGTTGAAATCGAGGAGTCTGATGATTATCTTGGATTTATTATTTGCGATGAAGGCACAGGCATTGCTGCGGAGGATTTGCCGTATCTATTTGAAAGATTTTATCGTGGCGATAAATCAAGGGATAGAAAAACTGGCGGGATGGGAATTGGGTTATCCATCGTAAAGGCGTTAGTAGATGCGCACCAAGGGAAGATTGAGATAGAAGGTAAACTAAATGTAGGAACAAGAGTAATGATACGCCTTCCGAAAATTGGCGGGTGA